One genomic segment of Culturomica massiliensis includes these proteins:
- a CDS encoding SDR family NAD(P)-dependent oxidoreductase — protein sequence MNRFKDKVVIVTGAASGIGEATTRRIVSEGGTVVMADFAKEKTALLAQDLKTEKNEVYPVYFSAENLESCRTLTELTLEKYQRIDVLVNNVGGTDLQKDKNIENLDISYFDQAFHINLRCAIYLSQLVIPAMIRQKGGNIVNIASIGGITGDFRGTYYGAAKAGIINLTRYTATQMGKHNIRCNAVAPGLVLTPAALSNLPEETRKIFARHNALPYLGQPQDIASVVAFLASEDAKYLTGQTLIADGGLTIHNPTVADFT from the coding sequence ATGAACAGATTTAAAGATAAAGTTGTGATCGTCACCGGGGCAGCTTCCGGAATAGGAGAAGCTACCACACGGCGCATCGTGTCTGAAGGCGGAACAGTTGTAATGGCAGATTTTGCAAAAGAAAAAACAGCACTTCTGGCACAGGACTTAAAAACAGAAAAAAACGAAGTTTACCCGGTTTATTTCTCTGCCGAAAATCTCGAAAGCTGCCGGACACTGACCGAACTGACACTTGAAAAATACCAAAGGATAGACGTTCTGGTCAACAATGTCGGAGGCACTGATCTGCAAAAAGATAAAAATATCGAAAACCTGGACATCAGTTATTTTGATCAGGCTTTCCATATCAATCTACGTTGTGCAATCTATTTAAGCCAGCTCGTCATCCCGGCAATGATCCGGCAAAAAGGAGGAAATATCGTGAATATAGCCTCTATCGGAGGGATCACCGGAGATTTCAGAGGCACTTACTACGGAGCTGCCAAAGCAGGGATCATCAACTTAACCCGCTACACGGCCACCCAAATGGGAAAACACAACATCCGCTGTAATGCCGTTGCCCCCGGTCTGGTACTGACCCCCGCAGCACTAAGCAATCTCCCGGAAGAAACCCGGAAAATATTTGCCCGACACAACGCCCTTCCTTACCTTGGCCAACCACAAGACATCGCCTCTGTTGTGGCCTTTTTAGCCTCAGAAGATGCAAAATACCTCACAGGTCAAACCCTCATAGCAGACGGCGGCCTGACCATCCACAACCCAACCGTCGCAGATTTCACCTAA
- a CDS encoding linear amide C-N hydrolase, translating into MRYLTLSLLTFLLSIHFSLQACTGLSLRAKDGAYIQARTIEWGESYLPSEYVIIPRGRQIKTYTPTGLNGATFQTKYGVAGLAIIQKEFIAEGLNEAGLSAGLFYFPRYGSYSAYDPTENLRTVNDLQLVTWMLAQFSSVDEVKTALHSIRIIGIDEPGSTSTVHWRIGDSTGKQAVLEIVDGIPHFYDNPVGVLTNSPGFEWHLTNLNNYINLFPGGVAPHTLSNLTLTALGAGSGFLGLPGDVTPPSRFVRISFYKATAPQQPTDFETVLQCFHILNNFDIPIGIEHPVGESPDLPSATQWTSAIDLTNRKIYYKTAYNSTIRCIDLKNIDFNTVRYQSFPLDKTRQQPIEYLHIE; encoded by the coding sequence ATGAGATACCTAACCCTCAGCCTGCTCACTTTCTTACTGAGCATTCATTTTTCACTACAGGCCTGCACCGGGCTTTCCCTGCGAGCCAAAGACGGGGCTTATATCCAGGCCCGCACCATCGAGTGGGGAGAAAGCTACCTACCCAGCGAATACGTCATTATCCCCAGAGGCAGACAAATAAAAACCTATACCCCGACAGGACTCAACGGAGCAACCTTCCAAACGAAATACGGCGTAGCCGGCCTGGCCATCATACAAAAAGAATTCATTGCAGAAGGGCTCAATGAAGCAGGGCTTTCTGCGGGCCTTTTCTATTTTCCCCGCTACGGAAGCTACTCAGCCTACGACCCGACAGAGAACCTCCGTACTGTAAACGACCTGCAACTGGTAACCTGGATGCTTGCACAATTCTCTTCTGTCGACGAAGTTAAAACAGCCCTTCACTCCATCCGGATTATCGGCATAGACGAGCCCGGCTCCACTTCCACCGTCCACTGGCGCATAGGCGATTCAACCGGCAAACAGGCGGTACTGGAAATTGTAGACGGCATTCCTCATTTTTACGATAACCCTGTAGGAGTATTAACAAACTCCCCCGGATTCGAATGGCACCTCACCAACCTGAACAATTACATAAACCTTTTTCCGGGAGGTGTTGCCCCACACACTTTAAGCAACCTCACTCTGACTGCTTTAGGGGCTGGATCAGGATTTTTAGGATTGCCCGGAGATGTGACCCCGCCTTCCCGTTTCGTCCGGATCAGTTTTTATAAAGCAACAGCCCCCCAGCAGCCTACCGACTTTGAAACTGTCCTCCAATGCTTCCACATCCTCAATAATTTCGACATCCCTATCGGTATAGAACATCCCGTTGGCGAATCCCCCGACCTCCCAAGTGCCACCCAATGGACCTCCGCCATCGATCTCACCAACCGTAAAATATATTACAAAACAGCCTACAACTCAACCATCCGCTGCATCGACCTGAAAAATATCGATTTCAACACAGTTCGCTACCAATCGTTTCCTCTGGACAAAACCCGACAACAACCCATTGAATACCTACACATAGAATAG